One Kushneria konosiri genomic window, GCGCAGCAATACCATGCTGTCCTAGACCGCTAAAATTGCATTGGGAATGGGTATGCGCTCTTCGGAGATCCTACCCCTCACTTGCTTTTGGGCGCCGTGACGTACGTCTCACCGGCAATAATGATAATGAAGCCCGCCTAATGTCGCTTATTCAAACTTCCGCTTCAACGATCTACGGCATGAAGCCCTTAGCCGGCTGGTAGAGAGAGCTATCCGAGTAGGAGGTTGCTGCGATCAGTGGCCTCAAGTCAACGAAAATGTTAAGACATTATAGGCATTCGAGGATGGAGGATTTGGTTTTTAAATTAAATGGTTTAGAGTAAAATTTTTCTTTGGTTTTAAGAAAAACTGTTAGTTCAAGCGAGATATGGTCACTTTGAATAATTATTTTGATACCCCAGAGTTTAATGATGCAGTAGTAGGATTTTGTGAGCATAAAAAACAGATACCAGTTTTGAGAGAAGTAAATGATAAACTGAATGGTTTCTTTTGCGAAATGGCCTTGGCTACAACCAGTCATCCAGAAATAAAATATACTATCCAGCGTGTGCAGTATCAGTATCATTTGCAAAGAATTTCTGAAATCAATTCATCATTGATTTTATGCTTAAGAGAGGAGAAATATATATCTGTAGAAGCTCTATCAAGAGTGTCACTCGAATCGACAGTTAATTTTTTGTATCTTTTGGGCGAGGAAGATAATGAGCGCGCTTCTGGATTCTTAAAAGGATATTTTAAAAAAAATAAATATAAGGCAAGGAAATGGCTTGAACACTCTTTAGAAACTGAGGATCAAAAAGGAATTGAGCAATCCTCTAGACTTTTAGAGTCAATGGATAACGGTTTGGCATCTCTGCAACACAAAAAAAATAGTAAGCTTAAGATGTGGCCCGACACTATTGTACAGAAGTTTTCTGCAGTCAATTTAAAGGGGGCTTACTTTACTCTCTTTGCATCTTCTTCAGACTCGGTTCACCATGGTGCCGAAGACGTATACAATAGAACTATCGTAGAGCAGCTTGATAAAAAGGAAAAAGATAAAGCTATTAAATATATGATGGCTGAAAATGCCAGTTTCGCTATCTATTTGGCTGTTTGCTCTATTGAATATTCTGCAGAAGTTTTCCGAGAGTTTTGCCATAAGCTGAAAGAGGAAAAGTATCTTGATGCTCTCAGTAGGATTCAAGAGAAGTTATATGCGCTTCATATGGCACATGAAAACCATCATGTCGATTTATTTAAGTAAGTTCTATATCTTGAATCGATATGTCTAGTTTTTCGATGCTATTGTGATGGCAAGTTAATCTGCATTGTCATGCCCTATGTTTATTATTTTTAATAAGCTGTTTTTATAAAAACAGTCTAGTCTTAATTAAAATTAGTGTCATACCTGCTAGTGCTCTCCTCAAGCTGATAACATAATTTTGTAAAATTATGTTACTTTCTAGGCTTTTGAAAAAGAACTCTTTTTTGTTTTCTAGTTGTTCGAAATAATACGCTTTGATGATCAAAGTGTATTGTTTTGATTTTGATTTAATTTCCTCTAGCTTGAGCTTTTACTTTTATTGTTTAGCATTGGTTACTCCGATATTTTGTTAGCGGAGTGCTGATTATGAAAGTCGAAGATTATCTTGTTGAAAGATTTGGCCTGCTGATGAGTATATCGGATTTGGCAGATCTTCTGGGTCGTTCGCCTGATGGCATCCGGGTATCTCTTTATTCAGATACAGAGGTTTCTCGGAAGCTAAAGCCCACTATGGTTAAGGTGGGGCGTCGAGTTTATTTTCGTACGCTCCAAGTAAAAGACGCATTATGCCTGGAGTCTTCCGAATATGGTGCGTAATAGCTCATCGGTCGTGAAAGAAATTTTGGGTAGGGTTATTGCCTATCATACTGCCTTCACACTTCTTCCTGGCGTTTCGGTCCCCGGCGCTGTTTTCCTTAGCCAAGCTTTTTATTGGAGTAAAAATTCAAAGACGAAAACACGCAATGGATGGTTTTATAAAAATCAGCGTGGTGAAGATAGCTGGGAGTCTGAAACCGGACTAACTCCAAAGCAACAGGCAAATGCTAGAAAATCGTTAGTGGAAATTGGTGTTCTGGAAGAAGAGCGAAGAGATGTTCCCGCCAAAATTTGGTATCGAGTGAACTGTGAGCGCTTGCTGGAGCTTCTAGCGGATCAACTCGACGAAGAACCTTCCAGAAACGCTTGTGCTTCCCAGTTTTTCCCTTTGGTAGATTCTACGTTTCCTTATGGCCAATCTGGTAATCAGGACGGTCAAATCTTGAATCGACAAAAGGGAGAATCTATTACAGAGACTACAGCACAGAGTACAACAAAAAATAAGAAAAAGGATTCAAGTGATCAGAAGAGCTATTCAAAGGAGCTATCCCCGGTTCAAATCGCCGAGTATCGGGGCCAACAGAAAGCGGATGCCATAGCAAAAAATTACGGCAGCGATAAAGTTGGAGCTATCGCTTTTGAAGAGATGCGCAGAAAAATTCGCACTCAAGGCTCGAACTTCACGAAACAAAGGTGATGGCCCTGACCACGCCTTAATAAAACTTCCTTCATCAGGAGGCAATCATGACTGACAGTCAGGGTGTCACACACACTTTCAACGATGATGGGCTGCCTTCGCTGCGCCGATCTTATGCAGTTGAACAGCATGTGATTAAGAGTGAACTTCAAACTCTGTTGATTATTGCCGGTTATGCCTGTGACTTTTTCGATGAGGGTTTGAAACTTTTTCCCGAAGACTTTTTTACGTGCATCGAGGAAATGAAAGAGGTAATGGAATCAATCGATTTGAAGAGTCTGGAGCTTGAAAAACAGTCATTGGTGCTTCAAAGGATTGAACGGCGCCGACAGGTCAAACCGAGTCATCAAAATATTTAAAGGGAGGTTTGATTATGGGTAACAATATTTCGTGTGCACGAAAAACTGCCGGTATCGCTCTATTGGCTTCAATTGGGCTAACACAACCTGCTTTAGCCGGCGGGATTCCCGTTATCGATGTTTCGAGTCTGACCCAACAGATGATTCAGGTTCAGCACATGCTGGATCAAATCGACCAGCTGAAAAGCCAGCTCGAAACGGCCAACAGGCAGTTGGACAGCATGAGTGGCGTCCGTGGCATGGGCAATGTCATCGACTCGGTTTATGACACTGCCGTTGACGTCGAGCCTAGCCAAGTGCTGATTGATACCGGCATTAAGGGCTCGAACGAACATGGTTTGTCTGGCGATGTGGCGAACCTATACGACAGCGGCAACCGCAATACGGCGACTTGGCTTGGCCAATCCCAAAAATCCTTGGAACAAGCTCAAAAGCGTTTTAGCGAGCTGACCGGCCTTGTGGCCGAGGTCAATAACAGCCCGGACCAGAAAGACGTTCTGGACCTCCAGGCCCGTATTGGCGCTGAGGAAGTCTTGCTGCAAAACGAAACGGCCAAGCTATCCATGCTCCGTTCGCAGGCTGAGGCCAACCAGGCACTTCACGCTCAACAAATTCAGCAGATGCGCGTTGCATCATCAGGCGAACCTTTTGAGCTTGATTGGTGAAGGGGGCGTTATGGGCACCAAGAAAATTTCGTGCGCACGAAATACTGCAGTTGTGGCTCTGATTGGCTTGGTGCTGACAGGGTGCTTCGAAGACAGCTCGGATACCGGCTCTGTGCAGACCGTGGACTGGTACAAAGCGCATGATGATGATCGCAAGATGACTCTTCAGGCATGCAGCAATAATCCTGGTGAACTTCGGGATACACCGAATTGCATCAATGCACTCCAGGCAGAACGAGCACTATCCAGTGGTGAACCTTTCGAGCTCAACCTACCGCACTCCATGGGCGAGGAGAACTCATGAACCTGTTTGAAGGCATGTTCTCAGTTGTTGATCAGGCACTGGACCAGTACATCATCAATACAGCTACTGATCTCATCGCTTACATCACTCCGATATTCACCAGCATGTTAATCGTTTGGATAGCTATCTGGGGCTACTTGATGATGTTTGGCAAGGTCAATGAGCCCTTGCAGGAAGGTGTATTTCGTATCCTTAGGATTGGTTTCATCATGACGCTTGGACTGACGGTCGGTACCTACATGAGTGTTGTGGTGGACGTGCTGGCACACGGGCCAGAACAGGTGGCAGCAGTCATCACTGGGTCTAATGGAGGTGCAGCGGCCATTCTGGATAGCCTGTTTTCACGTGTCCTCGCTGTGGCCGATCAGGCCTGGAATAAGGCGGGGGTCATGAGTGGTGATTTCGGCATGTATCTGGTAGCGATTCTGATCATGGTGTTTGGTGGCGGTGTTGCCATCGTAGTGGCGTTTCTCCTGTTGGCCAGCAAGGTAGCAACAACGGTGCTGCTGGCGATTGGCCCACTCTTTATCATTGGTCTTCTGTTTAACACTACTCAACGTTTCTTCGAGAGCTGGCTGGGCATGGTGGTCAATTTTGGCATGCTATTGGTTTTGGGATCAGCCATCGGACGCATGGTCATTGATGTCAGCGAAGCCTTCATGAACATTGTGTCGTCCTCAACAAGCAATATGGCCAGCATGACAACAAGTGCCTATCTGATTGCTTTTTTTGCCCTTGGAATCCTCGTGCTGAAGCAGGTGCCCGCTGTCGCATCTGCATTGGGCGGGGGTGTGGCATTGGCAACTCAGGGCGCGCTAGGTTCCGCCATGTCTGCTATGCGTCCATCAAAAATTCGGCGTCAGTATCGCGGAGTGCAACGTGATGCCCGCTTGGCAGGCAATGCCGCAGCCTCTCCTTACCGTGGCGCCAAATCTGCTTATCGTGCCTACCAAAAACGTTTCGGGACCGGCAATACAATCACGGGGGGATAAGAACATGAAAACCAAATGGACCAGCATTTGGCGTGCCCGGTGGATGAGGATAAAGCGAGGAGGCGAGCTAGGGTTTTCGGGCCTATTGCTAATAGTAGGTATTCTTCTGGCTGTGGCGTTGCTTCCCGAGTTCCCTAGCTTAACCAGAGGCGCCCTTACTGGCGATAATGAGGCGATGCGCACTCTGTTTGCTTGTTTGGCTGGTATTGCCGTTTGCCTGCTTCAGTGGCGATGGCGCGCAGCGATATATCCGCAGCTCCGGCGTAAGGTGTCTAGGGAGAAGGCTCAATGAGCTACCAGCGATTGACATCACAAGAGATTGAAAACTTGCGAGCTGAGATGCGTGCCGCCGGACATTGGATGAAAGCTGAGCTGGCCAGACGTCGACAGCGGTATAAGAAAATAGGTGCAGTTGAAACAAGCAACGACCCTATTACTAATGACAAAGCCTCTTGATCAGAGCCAGACGACGATCAGATGTAAAACAAGCCCTTCTGTATCAATAATAGCGTGGCCCAGCACGTCCTTGAACTCATTTTTCGTGCGTACGAAAAAAATGAATGGGTTTTGAGCTAGGGCAGGATTCGCAAAGTGCTGGCATTTGGTACCAGATGCTACCCATCGATTTTATTTCCATGATATTTGGGAAAATATTGGATAGTGTTTATGAAAGTGGCCAAGACACGACTGACTAACGATGAAAAGATTGCTTGGCATCAATTCTGTCAGGCTAACCATGTCAGTGAATCAGAAATGCTAAGAATGATGATCCAGAAGGTGTCTGGCAGTACTTCAGATGCAGGTGCTGACGTTAACCATGAGCCCAAATCTGATAAGATCACGGTTCGGCTAGCATCTGAAAACTTTAAAAAAGTTGGGGTTAAGGCGCGAGAAGAAGGGTTCTTAAATAAAACCAACTGGACAACATCAGCTGTACTGGCTGCTTTACACCGACAACCCGTTCTTACCAATGATGAGATAAACATTTTGCGTCGGTCTTGCCGTGAGTTAAATGCAATTGGACGTAACCTTAATCAAGTGGCTAGAGCTCTGAATGTAGAGTCTTCTGAAGAGAAGAGAATCAAACATGAAGCTATCGCAGCTTTGGCTAAACATATAGATGAACACTGTGCATCAGTTTCTGAACTGTTAAACAAAAATATGAATCGGTGGGGGTAAGGTGGTATGGGTAAGATAGCCAGAATTTACATGAGAGTAAGTGATGAATCACAAAGCCTTGAACGCCAAGAACGGTTGATTACTGATGCTCAAGAAGCTGGCTACTACATTGCTGCTATCTATCGCGAAAAGGCCTCGGGTGCTAGAGCTGATCGTCCAGAGCTACAGCGCATGATTTCTGATTTGCAATCAGGCGATCTTGTGATCGCGGAAAGGATTGACCGCATTAGCCGACTGCCTCTACCACAAGCTCAAGCTCTGATAGATGTTATCCA contains:
- a CDS encoding DUF5677 domain-containing protein, whose product is MVTLNNYFDTPEFNDAVVGFCEHKKQIPVLREVNDKLNGFFCEMALATTSHPEIKYTIQRVQYQYHLQRISEINSSLILCLREEKYISVEALSRVSLESTVNFLYLLGEEDNERASGFLKGYFKKNKYKARKWLEHSLETEDQKGIEQSSRLLESMDNGLASLQHKKNSKLKMWPDTIVQKFSAVNLKGAYFTLFASSSDSVHHGAEDVYNRTIVEQLDKKEKDKAIKYMMAENASFAIYLAVCSIEYSAEVFREFCHKLKEEKYLDALSRIQEKLYALHMAHENHHVDLFK
- a CDS encoding plasmid-related protein translates to MKVEDYLVERFGLLMSISDLADLLGRSPDGIRVSLYSDTEVSRKLKPTMVKVGRRVYFRTLQVKDALCLESSEYGA
- a CDS encoding type IV secretion system protein, with translation MGNNISCARKTAGIALLASIGLTQPALAGGIPVIDVSSLTQQMIQVQHMLDQIDQLKSQLETANRQLDSMSGVRGMGNVIDSVYDTAVDVEPSQVLIDTGIKGSNEHGLSGDVANLYDSGNRNTATWLGQSQKSLEQAQKRFSELTGLVAEVNNSPDQKDVLDLQARIGAEEVLLQNETAKLSMLRSQAEANQALHAQQIQQMRVASSGEPFELDW
- a CDS encoding EexN family lipoprotein — its product is MGTKKISCARNTAVVALIGLVLTGCFEDSSDTGSVQTVDWYKAHDDDRKMTLQACSNNPGELRDTPNCINALQAERALSSGEPFELNLPHSMGEENS
- a CDS encoding type IV secretion system protein — translated: MNLFEGMFSVVDQALDQYIINTATDLIAYITPIFTSMLIVWIAIWGYLMMFGKVNEPLQEGVFRILRIGFIMTLGLTVGTYMSVVVDVLAHGPEQVAAVITGSNGGAAAILDSLFSRVLAVADQAWNKAGVMSGDFGMYLVAILIMVFGGGVAIVVAFLLLASKVATTVLLAIGPLFIIGLLFNTTQRFFESWLGMVVNFGMLLVLGSAIGRMVIDVSEAFMNIVSSSTSNMASMTTSAYLIAFFALGILVLKQVPAVASALGGGVALATQGALGSAMSAMRPSKIRRQYRGVQRDARLAGNAAASPYRGAKSAYRAYQKRFGTGNTITGG
- the mobC gene encoding plasmid mobilization relaxosome protein MobC, with the translated sequence MKVAKTRLTNDEKIAWHQFCQANHVSESEMLRMMIQKVSGSTSDAGADVNHEPKSDKITVRLASENFKKVGVKAREEGFLNKTNWTTSAVLAALHRQPVLTNDEINILRRSCRELNAIGRNLNQVARALNVESSEEKRIKHEAIAALAKHIDEHCASVSELLNKNMNRWG